A genomic segment from Juglans regia cultivar Chandler chromosome 14, Walnut 2.0, whole genome shotgun sequence encodes:
- the LOC109001632 gene encoding phytoene synthase 2, chloroplastic-like isoform X1: MCSMSLLAAKPCIKVSTGKFPSRNSIIIRSEVAMAPQHSSTRIFPALSKHGIPLADLHVQEIVKRQSQSNNLAREDPCKKQRFHPMFLEEAYERCRNICAEYAKTFYLGTLLMTEERQKAIWAIYVWCRRTDELVDGPNAGYLSSASLDKWEERLLNIFNGRPYDMLDAALTDTVFKFPLDIKPFRDMIEGMRMDTRKCCYENFQELYLYCYYVAGTVGLMSVPVMGIAPESPVSAQNIYNAALYLGIGNQLTNILRDVGEDALRGRVYLPQDELAQFGLCDKDIFSRKVTDRWREFMKEQITRARFYFKLAEVGASQLDKASRWPVWSSLLLYRMILDAIEGNDYDNLTKRAYVGRSKKLLMLPLAYTRSLSTSISILH, from the exons ATGTGTTCAATGAGTTTGCTTGCTGCTAAGCCCTGTATCAAGGTTAGCACTGGCAAATTCCCATCTCGAAACTCCATAATTATAAGATCAGAAGTGGCTATGGCTCCCCAGCACAGCAGCACACGCATTTTTCCTGCGTTATCAAAGCATGGCATTCCTCTTGCTGATTTACATGTGCAGGAAATTGTAAAAAGGCAGTCACAGAGTAACAACTTAGCCCGGGAAGATCCATGTAAGAAGCAACGGTTCCACCCTATGTTTCTTGAAGAAGCATATGAAAGGTGCAGGAACATTTGTGCAGAATATGCCAAGACCTTCTATCTAG GAACTTTGCTAATGACCGAGGAGAGACAGAAAGCCATATGGGCCATATATG TCTGGTGCAGGAGAACAGATGAACTCGTCGATGGCCCTAATGCTGGTTATCTGAGCTCTGCTTCTCTTGATAAGTGGGAAGAGAGACTGCTAAACATTTTTAATGGACGCCCTTATGACATGCTCGATGCTGCGCTAACTGATACAGTTTTCAAGTTCCCTTTAGACATTAAG CCATTCAGGGACATGATTGAAGGAATGAGAATGGATACAAGGAAATGTTGCTATGAGAACTTTCAAGAACTCTACCTTTACTGCTACTATGTGGCTGGAACTGTGGGTTTAATGAGTGTTCCAGTGATGGGAATTGCACCAGAATCTCCGGTTTCTGctcaaaatatatacaatgcAGCACTCTACTTGGGTATAGGAAATCAACTGACCAACATCCTCAGAGATGTAGGAGAGGA TGCTTTAAGAGGGAGAGTTTATCTTCCCCAAGATGAGCTTGCACAGTTTGGACTCTGCGACAAGGATATTTTCTCAAGGAAGGTAACTGATAGATGGAGAGAGTTCATGAAAGAGCAGATTACAAGAGCAAGGTTCTACTTCAAACTGGCAGAGGTGGGGGCTTCTCAGCTTGACAAGGCTAGCCGCTGGCCA GTATGGTCATCCTTACTATTGTATCGGATGATACTGGATGCAATTGAGGGCAACGATTATGATAATCTGACAAAGCGAGCCTACGTTGGAAGGAGTAAGAAACTTCTCATGTTGCCTCTAGCATACACTAGATCTCTATCCACCTCAATCTCGATCCTTCACTAA
- the LOC109001632 gene encoding phytoene synthase 2, chloroplastic-like isoform X2, whose protein sequence is MCSMSLLAAKPCIKEIVKRQSQSNNLAREDPCKKQRFHPMFLEEAYERCRNICAEYAKTFYLGTLLMTEERQKAIWAIYVWCRRTDELVDGPNAGYLSSASLDKWEERLLNIFNGRPYDMLDAALTDTVFKFPLDIKPFRDMIEGMRMDTRKCCYENFQELYLYCYYVAGTVGLMSVPVMGIAPESPVSAQNIYNAALYLGIGNQLTNILRDVGEDALRGRVYLPQDELAQFGLCDKDIFSRKVTDRWREFMKEQITRARFYFKLAEVGASQLDKASRWPVWSSLLLYRMILDAIEGNDYDNLTKRAYVGRSKKLLMLPLAYTRSLSTSISILH, encoded by the exons ATGTGTTCAATGAGTTTGCTTGCTGCTAAGCCCTGTATCAAG GAAATTGTAAAAAGGCAGTCACAGAGTAACAACTTAGCCCGGGAAGATCCATGTAAGAAGCAACGGTTCCACCCTATGTTTCTTGAAGAAGCATATGAAAGGTGCAGGAACATTTGTGCAGAATATGCCAAGACCTTCTATCTAG GAACTTTGCTAATGACCGAGGAGAGACAGAAAGCCATATGGGCCATATATG TCTGGTGCAGGAGAACAGATGAACTCGTCGATGGCCCTAATGCTGGTTATCTGAGCTCTGCTTCTCTTGATAAGTGGGAAGAGAGACTGCTAAACATTTTTAATGGACGCCCTTATGACATGCTCGATGCTGCGCTAACTGATACAGTTTTCAAGTTCCCTTTAGACATTAAG CCATTCAGGGACATGATTGAAGGAATGAGAATGGATACAAGGAAATGTTGCTATGAGAACTTTCAAGAACTCTACCTTTACTGCTACTATGTGGCTGGAACTGTGGGTTTAATGAGTGTTCCAGTGATGGGAATTGCACCAGAATCTCCGGTTTCTGctcaaaatatatacaatgcAGCACTCTACTTGGGTATAGGAAATCAACTGACCAACATCCTCAGAGATGTAGGAGAGGA TGCTTTAAGAGGGAGAGTTTATCTTCCCCAAGATGAGCTTGCACAGTTTGGACTCTGCGACAAGGATATTTTCTCAAGGAAGGTAACTGATAGATGGAGAGAGTTCATGAAAGAGCAGATTACAAGAGCAAGGTTCTACTTCAAACTGGCAGAGGTGGGGGCTTCTCAGCTTGACAAGGCTAGCCGCTGGCCA GTATGGTCATCCTTACTATTGTATCGGATGATACTGGATGCAATTGAGGGCAACGATTATGATAATCTGACAAAGCGAGCCTACGTTGGAAGGAGTAAGAAACTTCTCATGTTGCCTCTAGCATACACTAGATCTCTATCCACCTCAATCTCGATCCTTCACTAA